The Lycium barbarum isolate Lr01 chromosome 9, ASM1917538v2, whole genome shotgun sequence genome has a segment encoding these proteins:
- the LOC132611727 gene encoding uncharacterized protein LOC132611727: MVTLVYAKCDRIERIELWDSLYSLASDITIPWLVGGYFNVITDEHEKYGGSVYTWGNGRGAEDCIFKRLDRCLGNFEFQQLFPGLEITHLIKTGSDHSPLLGSNYGDIFQQITNLEEVAKAYEVQFESNSFLANREKMQKVNAELIRIYVLKEEFWKQKAGMTWFEDGDKNSKFFHAYLNGRRKRLQLKRIQNSQGQWLEEKEHMAEEAVRFFQAQF, from the exons ATGGTCACATTAGTATATGCTAAGTGTGACAGAATTGAGAGAATTGAATTATGGGATTCATTGTATAGTCTTGCATCAGATATAACTATTCCTTGGCTTGTTGGTGGATACTTCAATGTCATCACTGATGAACATGAGAAGTATGGGG GGAGTGTGTATACATGGGGGAATGGAAGAGGTGCTGAGGACTGCATATTTAAGAGATTGGACAGGTGTCTTGGAAATTTTGAATTCCAACAGCTTTTTCCAGGATTGGAGATCACTCACTTGATCAAAACAGGCTCAGACCACTCCCCCTTACTTGGAT CAAATTATGGGGACATTTTTCAGCAAATTACTAATCTAGAAGAGGTTGCTAAAGCTTATGAAGTGCAGTTTGAATCAAACTCGTTTTTGGCTAATAGAGAGAAAATGCAGAAAGTGAATGCTGAACTTATAAGAATATATGTATTGAAGGAGGAGTTTTGGAAGCAAAAAGCTGGCATGACATGGTTTGAGGATGGTGATAAAAACTCCAAATTTTTCCATGCATATCTAAATGGGAGAAGAAAGAGGCTGCAACTTAAAAGAATTCAAAACAGTCAGGGTCAATGGTTGGAAGAAAAAGAACACATGGCTGAGGAAGCTGTGAGATTCTTTCAAGCACAGTTTTAG
- the LOC132610049 gene encoding gibberellin receptor GID1B-like, with product MAGSNEINANESKRVVPLNTWILISNFKLAYNMLRRSDGTFNRDLAEFLERKVAANSIPVDGVYSFDVVDRATSLLNRVYKPAPKNEADWGKVEIDKPLSTTEIVPVIIFFHGGSFTHSSANSAIYDTFCRRLVSICKAVVVSVNYRRSPENRYPCAYDDGWAALKWVKSRTWLQSGKDMKVHVYMAGDSSGGNIAHHVAVRAAEEGVKVLGNILLHPMFGGQKRMESESRLDGKYFVTVQDRDWYWRAYLPEGEDRDHPACNIFGPRSKTLEGLNFQKSLVVVAGLDLVQDWQLTYVQGLQKSGHEVNLLYLKEATIGFYFLPNNDHFRCLMEEITSFIHPNRS from the exons ATGGCTGGCAGTAACGAGATCAACGCTAATGAATCTAAG AGAGTGGTTCCACTTAATACATGGATACTTATATCCAATTTCAAGCTGGCTTACAACATGCTTCGCCGGTCTGATGGCACATTTAACCGCGATTTGGCTGAGTTTCTTGAAAGGAAAGTTGCTGCAAATTCGATTCCAGTTGATGGTGTTTACTCTTTTGATGTAGTTGATAGAGCTACGAGCCTACTTAACCGAGTCTATAAACCTGCCCCGAAAAATGAGGCTGATTGGGGTAAAGTAGAGATTGATAAACCTTTGAGCACAACAGAAATTGTTCCTGTTATTATTTTCTTCCATGGTGGAAGTTTCACTCATTCTTCAGCCAATAGTGCTATTTACGACACATTTTGTCGTCGCCTTGTTAGCATTTGCAAGGCTGTTGTTGTTTCTGTGAATTACAGACGATCACCTGAGAATCGTTATCCTTGTGCGTATGATGATGGATGGGCTGCTCTTAAATGGGTGAAATCGAGGACATGGCTTCAAAGTGGGAAGGATATGAAAGTTCATGTCTACATGGCCGGTGATAGTTCGGGTGGTAATATTGCTCACCATGTTGCTGTGAGGGCAGCTGAAGAAGGGGTCAAAGTATTGGGAAATATTCTTCTTCATCCAATGTTTGGTGGACAAAAGAGGATGGAATCCGAGAGTAGATTGGATGGGAAGTACTTCGTAACGGTTCAGGACAGGGATTGgtattggagggcatatttgcCGGAAGGGGAAGATAGGGACCATCCTGCTTGTAATATATTTGGACCTAGGTCTAAAACCCTTGAAGGACTGAACTTTCAAAAGAGTTTAGTCGTTGTAGCCGGTTTGGATCTTGTTCAAGATTGGCAATTGACTTATGTTCAAGGATTGCAGAAATCAGGGCACGAGGTGAATCTTCTATACCTAAAGGAGGCAACAATAGGTTTCTATTTCTTGCCTAATAACGATCATTTTCGTTGCCTTATGGAGGAGATAACAAGCTTCATCCATCCTAACCGTTCATAG